In the Syntrophorhabdaceae bacterium genome, AGGATTACTTATCAGAAACGATTGTGGTAAGATATATACGAATGTCATCCTATCGAGGCCGGGCGCGTGTCATCACGAGGACATAGCGCCGGGGAGGCAATCCCGGGCCCGGGAAACCCGACAGGGGCGGGTGTCGATCCTGCGTTTCCTGGTGGTGCCTTTAATTTTTTGCCCGGCCGGTATGAATTCGAGAGACAGCGGTATCCCACAGGGAGGGTCAATGAAGGTTTTTGTCACGGGCGGCGCCGGTTATGTCGGCAGCCACGTTGTAAAGCTTCTCGGGGAACAGGGCCACAGTGTCCTCGTCTACGATAACCTTTCCACGGGCCATGAATGGGCCGTGTTGTCGGCAGATCTCGTCAAGGGAGACCTTGCCGACGGGCAGCTTTTGAAGAAGACGCTCGGGGAATATGCTCCCGACGCGGTCATGCATTTCGCGGCATCCATCCAGGTGGAAGAATCGGTCCGAAAACCGCTCATGTATTACCGCAACAACGTCATAAACAGCATAAATCTCCTTGAGGCACTCACCGAGCACGGCGTGCGTTATTTCATCTATTCGTCGACGGCCGCCACGTACGGGGCGCCGCAAAAGAGCCCCGTCGACGAAAATACGCCTCTTTGTCCCATAAACCCCTACGGAATGACAAAGGTCATGGTGGAGAGAGTGCTTCAGGACATGGCCGCCGGTGGAGACTTCCGTTACATCGCCCTGCGCTATTTCAACGTCGCCGGCGCCGATCGGGAAGCCCGGATAGGTCAGGCTTACCGCGAGGCCACGCACCTCATCACCCGGGCCCTTCAAACAGCCCGCGGGGACCAGAGGAAGCTCCTCGTCTTCGGTACCGATTATCCCACGGCGGATGGCACCTGCGTCAGGGACTATATACACGTAGAGGACCTCGCGGCAGCGCATCTCCTGGCCCTCACGTATCTCGGGGAAACAGGCCTTTCCGATGTTATGAACTGCGGTTACGGACATGGATTTTCCGTCCTCGACGTGGTCAGGGCGGCCAAGGCGGTGACGGGGGTGGACTTCCCCGTGGAATTCGCCGGGCGCAGGCCGGGCGACCCGCCCGAACTGGTCGCCGACAGCTCAAAACTCAAGAGGTTGACGGGGTGGTCACCGCTTTACGATGACCTGGGTTTCATCATAGAGACCGCATGGGCATGGGAGAAGAAGAGATGGGAGCGGTGAAGGATTGAGGGATTATAGATGAGAACCTTTGCGGCCGCCATTGCCGTCATTGTCGCCTTTGCCGGTCTTGTGGTGTACGCACCCGCCTACCTTCTCTATGCCGATCCACCGCAGAAGGCGGATGCCGTCGTGCTCTTCCTGGGCAACGAATACAAGGAGCGCCGGGCGGAAGCCATACAGCTCATGGGCGAAGGATACGCATCCTATCTCGTTATACCCGCGTACGGCAGGGTGGCTCAGGCGCACAACCATGGCGACGCGTCACGCAAGGTCGTCCCTTCGCGTCCTCCCCATTATCCTATTGTATACGAGGACACCCACATCGAGATCATCGAGGCAAAGAAACTGATGGACACGAGGGGCCTGTCGTCTGCCATATTTGTCAGTTCCCCTCACCATATGAGGCGAATCAAATTGATAACAGACCGGGTGTTCCCCCGGGGCAGCTATCGGACCACATTCGTGCCGACCCGGTTTGAGAGGCGCAGCGATGGGTTGTGGTTCTTCCACGAATCAGAGATAAAAAAGGTGACCAGCGAGTATGGCAAGATCCTGTGGTTTTTCCTCTACAGGTGGATGAAGTAAGGGGGCTGGCTTAACTTTCAGGTTTCAGGGCAAGGGCGATCTTTGCTTTTACGTTAACTGCGACGGAGGCCGGAATCCTCTTGGTACGCAGGGCAAGGGCGTTTGGATTCCGACCTCCGTCGGGATAATTGTGATCAGCGATCTGGCGCCGGTGGGGCCGCGACGTCCCCCCTTCGTTCTTCTATCTTTCTCACGGGTCCGGCAAGGCTGGAGACGCTGCACCCAAATGTCGCGCTTACGGTTTGCGAAGTTCTTTTCCCCCTTCTCCCCGCAGCATCGTTCCCTGCTTCCGTCGGGCGGTGGCGGGCACAGACCTTGAACGAGGCTCCGTTCTCTGTTTGATACTTTAAACTCTGAAGCCATGAGGACATCGTCGCCGCGCACCGCATTATAGTACAAGTGTACCCCTCTCCCGCCGGGCATGCTATAGGGATTTTCCTGATTTTCGGGGGTATTTTCCCCGAGATCCACCAGGCACCTCCGGGTTCTTTCGGGCACCCGATGCGCAAGGCCCAACTTCCTGGCCGATGAATCCCGTCCCTAGAGCGAGGTTATGCCTTCCCTGATCGCATACTTGGTCAATTCCGCGACACTGCGTGTCTGGAGCTTGTCCATGATCTGCTGCCTGTGGGACTCTACCGTTTTCGCGCTCAGATTCAGGGTACAGGCTATCTGTTTCGTGGTCTTCCCCTCGGCCAGGAGCTGCAGGACCTCCCTCTCCCGCCGGGTAAGGATGCTGAAGGCGGTGGGTTGGTCGTTCCCGGGAAGGTTATGGAGATATTCCTTGACGACTATATCCGTGATCCTTGGGCTCAAATAGGACTGGCCCGTCATTACTGTGTGGACGGCGCTCACAAGCTCCTCGAAGGCGCTGTCCTTCAGGAGATACCCCGATGCCCCGGCTTTGAGCATTTCGAGGACAAACCTCCTGTCTGAATGCATCGACAGGGCAATGATCTTCACGCCCTTGTTCTCGGCCACGATTTGGCGGGTGGCATCGATGCCATTCATCTCGGGCATGCCTATATCCATGATGACGATGTGCGGCAGAAGCTTGCGGGCCAGCTTTGTTGCCGTCACACCATCCTGTGCCTCGGCCGCCACCTCCATGTCGAGCTGTTTCTCAATGAGGGCCTTCAGGCCTTCCCGCATGATCTTGTGGTCATCTGCCACCACTATTCTAATCTTCATAAAAAACCTTTAATCTTCCTGTTCCGCCTTGAGCGGCGCCATCAGTATTATCCGCGCCCCTCTGCCGACCTGCGAGCGCGCTTCCATGTGGCCACCCAGCGAATGGAGGCGCTCGCGGATGCTGAATAGCCCGAAGCCCCGAGACTCCGCTATATGATAGCTGTGGTTGGAGGTGTTGAAGCCCGTCCCGTCGTCTGCGACGTGGATGGATATGCTCTCGTCCACCCTGCGCACCGTTACCTTCACGCAGGTCGCCCTGGCGTGCTTAACGACATTGACGAGGAGTTCCCGTACCGCCGTGAAGAGAAGGACTCGTATCTCGTCCCGTATCGGCTTGTCTATGCCGTCATTTTCGAATTCCCGGTGGATCGAGTTGTGCTCCTCCACCTGCTCCGTGAGCCATTCAAGCGCCGCCTCGAGACCCAGGTCATAGAGTATGGGCGGGCTCAGTTCGAAGATCAGGGAACGGCTGAACTGGATGGCCTGGCCGATGTGGTCGCGTATCTCGTCTATCTCCCGCTCGACAGCTTTGTCCTGAACGGCGCTTTCGATCCATCCCAGCCTCATTTTGGCCGTCGCGAGCAATTGGCCGATGTGGTCGTGGAGGAGGTTCGATATCCTTCTACGCTCGCGCTCCTCGGCCAGGGAGAGTTCGGAGGCCAGCGACCGCAGCTGACGCTGATATTGGTCCAACCTCTCCTCTGCCTGCTTCTGTTCGCTGATGTCCTCAACGGTGCCTTCATAATAGAGGGTCCGCCCGCTGGCATCGCGTATCGCCCTTGCATTCTCCCGCACGTATATGCTTGAACCGCCGCGCATTTTCCATTTTGCCTCGAACCCGCGGACCCGACCTTCCCCCTCCAGTCGGTCTTTTATCCTTGTGCTAAGGTACGTGGGCTCGCAGGTCTTCTTGCGGGACTTCGCGGCGGCAAACTCATCGAATGAGGAATAACCCATCATGCGGATCAGGGTCGGGTTCGCCATAAGAATCAGCCCCCGGGGGTCAGTCCGATATATACCCATGGGTGAGTTCTCAAACAGGTTCTTGTACCGCTCGGCCCCCCTTCTGAGCATATCCTCGACCTGCTGGCGCCTTTTCAGTTCCTGAACAAGGCGCGTATTGGCCTCCGTAAGCTCGCTCGTGCGCTCCACCACCCGCCGCTCCAGTTCCTTCTTTGATCTTTTCAGCACATCCTCGGCGAGCTTGCGCTCCGTAATATCGTTGTCGATCTGCAGCACCGCGGCAGGCCTGCCCTTCTTGTCCCTTCTAAGCTTCCATTTGCTTTCCACCACGATCCGCCTGCCATCCTTCGTACGATGAACAAGCTCTCCCTCCCATCTTCCTTCGGCAAGGAGGGTTTTCCTGATTGTTTTTAGCGGTTGCGGATACCGTGTCTTCAAGAGAACTGATAGGGGCCGCTCCCGGGCCTCCTCAAAGGAAAATCCAAAACGGTTTGCCGCGCCCCTGTTCCAGGAAAGAATGTGGTTCTTCGCGTCACGAACGATGATTGCGTCTTCCGCGATATCGATAATCTCCGCCTGCTCGCGGAGCATCCTTGCCTGCCGCTCAAGCTCATGCTGCGCTCTCAGCCTTTCCGTCACGTCTCGGACATTCACCATGATGAACTGTTCGCTCCTGTGGCTGATGAGCGAAGAGGTGATCTCCACATCGATGAAGGTGCCGTCCTTTCTCCTGTACTGCCTCAATCCCGACACGATCTCCGATTGTTGAAGAACACTCCGGACGTTCTCGACAATCTCTTTTTTCCTCATGACCACGATATCGGGTAACGCAAGGCGGGTCATCTCCTCCTCTCGAAATCCGGTGATCTTCAGAAAGCTGGCGTTCGCCTCGAGGATCTTAAGCGTGCGGGGATTGAAAAGGAACACACCATCTGACGAATGCCTGACGAGCAGGCGATACCGTGCCTCGCTGTCTTCCAGCGCCGCCTTGACATCTTGAATTTCGCCGAGGGAGGTTGCCTGCCCGGCCGCAACCTTCGCCGGTGCACGCGCCTTTCCGTTTTGCCTCGTTATCTTTGGGCTCTTCATGTCTTACCAGCACCCGACCGATGGCGACCATTTCATGTGCCGGGCGCCAGGTTCCGGAATACGGCAGGCCAACTGGGTGCTCTGCCGCCCCGAGGGGTCTTTTGGGTGTTTCACGTGGAACATCGCGTTCCTTGCTTTATTGCTAACACCAGGCTTGCCACTCTCTTCCCGAGTTTCCCGGCATTTTCCACCGCCTTCTCGTCCGGCGCGCCCGTGCACGATACACCATAGTGCCCTGTTGCATCAAGGGGATCCCCCACCACGATCATGCCGTAAATGAGCAGGGCCTGAATTATCGACATCATGGTTGTTTCCTTCCCGCCCGAGAGGTCCCCCGACGTGGCGAACGCAGCCCCTATTTTGTCGGCCATCTGCTTTCGTACGGGGACGAATTTGTCGAAAACCCCTTTCAATTCGGCCGCCATGCTGCCGAAATAGACCGGCGAACCCGCTATCACGCCGTCGGCCCGTTGGAAATCCTCCTTGGTGACCTCTCCCGTGTCCTTCGTGGTGCAGGCGACACCTTCGACGGATTCGACACCGGCGGCAATGGCCTGCGCCAGCTTCTTCGTATTCCCCGACCTTGAATGATAGACTACCAAGACTTCCATAAAACCTCCTTTAGAAGACAATGACCAACAGTGTGGCGGCAACGTCAGACGGACCGTTCGTCTCCGTCCAGTTATTCTCTTTGGGGTTATTGGTCATTTTCTTCTCATCTGGTGATCCTAATTTGGTTATTGGTCGTTTGCTGCTCATCAGGAGGAATCCTTTCCGGGCGAGCGCCGCTTCATGGCACGTTGAAGTCGCTGACAAGCGTTGTGGTCGATCCCCTCTTTTCCCAGACAAACCTTTCCGGGCGAGAATCGATATCCTCCGATATCCTTCCCCTTCCGAACCGCCCGAAGAGCTCTTCCTTCATGAGAAGATAGTCAGGAAAAGAGTCCACTCTATGCGTCACTGATGTCAGCCTGCCTGCGACAAAACCGAACTCCATGGCCGCAAGGCGCCCTGCCGAAGGAAAGATCGTCTCCCGCGCCAGCCATCCGGCCCCTTGGTATGCCCCTCCTCCTGCTGCTCCAAAGGCAAGGAAAAGCATGGGGAGGATCATCGAGGCACCCGACATAACGGCATATCGCCTGCTTACTCGGCATCCTCCTCCACGACTACGCAAATCTCCGGGCAATTTCTGTATTTTTCCGCGTAGTCTATGCCATAACCGACGACGAAGCCGTCCTCGATGGTAAAACCCACATAGTCTCCCTCAATCTCCACCTCTCTCCTGCACCTTTTGTCGATGAGGGCGCAGATCTTGAGGGATTTTGGCTTCCTGTCGCCAAGGAGGCTGCGTACGTGTGTCAGGGTAAGACCGGAATCTATGATGTCCTCGACAATAATGACGTTCTTGTCCTCAATGTCCTCCTCGAGGTCCTTGAGCACGTTAATCCTGCCGTTGGTCCTCATCGCGTTGCCGTATGAGGACACGCGCATGAAGTCTATCCTTGACGGATTCCTTATATAACGCACAAGGTCCGATGTGAACACAAAGGAGCCTTTCAGGAGACAAACAAAGGTGATTTCCTCGCCCTTGAAATCCTTTTCTATCTGTCTCGCAAGCCCTTTTACCGTTTTCGCTATATCCTGCTTCGAAAAGAGTCTTTTCAGCATGTGCCGTCCCCCGTCCCGCCGCTAAAGCGCGTAGTTCAATACAACTATCTCGGCCTCGCCGGGCAGGGTAAGTTTCGAGAACTCCACCTCCGTTCCGCCCGCAACCCTGACCCTCTCCTTGCCTCTCGTAAAGTCTTCCACGGGGGTTATGGGGAAATCGCATTTTTCCGTCTTGAAGTGCATCGGTATGGTGACGCGCGGCCCCAGGCTATCGACTACTTGCGTCGCCTCCGAGGCGTCTATCGTGAAGAAACCGCCCACAGGAAGCAGCAGTATGTCGACAGCCCCTATCTCCCTTACGCCGGCCGCCTCGAGGGTGTGACCCAGATCTCCCGCATGACACACCTTCAGGTCGTCGGCCTCGATGATAAAAATCAGGTTACTTCCCCGCTGGCTTCCCCTCGAACCGTCGTGATAGCTCGGAACGGCCCGTATTCTCACTCCTTTTTCCTCGTAGGTTCCTGCCTTGTTAATGTACCTGAAGTGTCCCTTTATGTCCTTCGTGTAATTATGATCATCGTGGTCATGGCTCGAGAGCACAATATCCGCCTCATCGGTGATCTTCCCGTACCTCAGGTCCCCTCCGAATGCGCCAGACTGGTACGGGTCGGTTATGATCTTTACGCCCTTCGCCGTCGTTATGAGAAATGCCGAATGGCCGTACCATTTAACCCTCATCGCATCCTCCTTTTTTCCTTTATATTACAACTAGTTTTACCTCACTGTCAAGAAGCCGGGGAACAGGAACCGCGACCAATGGCCAGACCGCGACGGCCTGCGGCCCCGAATACAAGGACCGGAAACCCTTGCAATCGGGACAAGGAATTGTAACAATAGAAAAGCCTTGAGTTTTAGGTTTCACGCCTCAGGTTGGAAACAAGCCCAATGTTTTTTCCGCCTTTGCTGAAACCCGGCCGAGGCAGTAACGCCGGCGCCTTCCTTGAGGCCTGAGGCCTGAGGCCTCAAACCTTCTTTGGAGCTCTTATGGGACCAAAAAAGATACATAGCGGCATCTATCTTGTCGCCAGTTCCGACATCACCGATGGCAAGGATTGCTGCGTCTATCTTCTCGATCTTGGCGAGCTCGTGCTCATCGATGCGGGAGCCGGGACGAGCGCAGACGCGATAGTGCGCAACATCGAGAGCCTCGGCTTCGACGCATCCCGGCTTTCGACGATCATCCTGACGCACTGCCACATCGACCACGTCGGTGGAGCGGCCGCCTTGAGGGAACGCACCGGCGCGAGGATCGTCATGCACGAGCTCGATGCCGGACCTGTGGAGGCCGGCGATCAGAGGATGACCGCCGCCCACTGGTATGGGGTCAGGTTTCAACCGCTGCCGGTGGACCTCACGTTCTGCGCGTCCCGGCATGTTATTGCCATCGGAGGCCATGACATCGTCCTTCTCCACACACCCGGCCACACCCCAGGCTCGACGTCGGTCTATCTTGACAAGGACGGCAAACGCATTCTCTTCGGCCAGGACATACACGGCCCCTTCCTCGCCGATTTCGGGGCCGACATGACACAGTGGCAGCGATCCATGGAGCACCTTCTTGCTCTCAAGGCCGATGTCCTTTGCGAGGGCCACTTCGGCATCTATCAGCCCGGGAACAAGGTTGCGGCCTATATAGAGCGCTATCTCGAGGAATATGGGGAATAGAAGCGGTTCCAGGTTCCAGGCTTCAGGTTTCAGGTTCGGCGCCCTGCCGGCGTTACCACGCCTTGCCGCGCGCAGGCCGAGCGGGGTAGCCCGCGCGGGTCGGCGGACAGCGTCGGTGGGAGTGGACAGCAATATCTCATCGTTTCAAGGCAGGACTCCCGTAATCCATGATACCGCGTTCATTGATGCGTCTGCCCGCGTTGTCGGGGACGTTCTTGTCGGGGACGGCGTCAGCATCTGGCCTATGGCCGTCTTAAGGGCCGATGAGGCCAGGACGGTCATTGGAAGCGGCTCCGCCCTTCTCGACATGTCCCTCGTAGAATCGCCCGAGGGGTCTCCCACCACCGTCGGGGAGGGATCCATCATCAGCCACGGGGCCATCATACATGGGGCTCGCATTGGTTCCGGCGTCCTCGTTGGCGCCGGCGCCATAGTCCTCGACGACGTCGTCGTCGGGGAGGGATCCATCATCGCAGCCGGAACCATCGTCACCCCCCGGACGATCATACCCCCCAACTCCCTGGTCCTCGGGTCACCGGGCAAGGTCCTTCGGCAGACAACCTTCGATGAGAGGGAAGGCACACGAAAACAGGCCGGCGGCCTCTATCGCAAATCGAGGACGTATCTCACCGGGGAATGATGACGCAGGTTTCAAATGCAAACAATCCCGACGGTTGCTTGTCAATGCAATTCGTCAGTGTCACGTGAACGAGCAAGAACCTTCAACGCGTGGTTGTTCGTCTTCTGTCATACTGGCGGGGAGCGGCTGCACGCACAACCCCCTCACTTCTCTTCCCCCGTCATTAAGGACCCCTTCGTTGCGGCGGGCCTTTTTTCTTTCCTCGAG is a window encoding:
- a CDS encoding response regulator transcription factor, with translation MKIRIVVADDHKIMREGLKALIEKQLDMEVAAEAQDGVTATKLARKLLPHIVIMDIGMPEMNGIDATRQIVAENKGVKIIALSMHSDRRFVLEMLKAGASGYLLKDSAFEELVSAVHTVMTGQSYLSPRITDIVVKEYLHNLPGNDQPTAFSILTRREREVLQLLAEGKTTKQIACTLNLSAKTVESHRQQIMDKLQTRSVAELTKYAIREGITSL
- a CDS encoding gamma carbonic anhydrase family protein, whose protein sequence is MGNRSGSRFQASGFRFGALPALPRLAARRPSGVARAGRRTASVGVDSNISSFQGRTPVIHDTAFIDASARVVGDVLVGDGVSIWPMAVLRADEARTVIGSGSALLDMSLVESPEGSPTTVGEGSIISHGAIIHGARIGSGVLVGAGAIVLDDVVVGEGSIIAAGTIVTPRTIIPPNSLVLGSPGKVLRQTTFDEREGTRKQAGGLYRKSRTYLTGE
- the hpt gene encoding hypoxanthine phosphoribosyltransferase, with the translated sequence MLKRLFSKQDIAKTVKGLARQIEKDFKGEEITFVCLLKGSFVFTSDLVRYIRNPSRIDFMRVSSYGNAMRTNGRINVLKDLEEDIEDKNVIIVEDIIDSGLTLTHVRSLLGDRKPKSLKICALIDKRCRREVEIEGDYVGFTIEDGFVVGYGIDYAEKYRNCPEICVVVEEDAE
- a CDS encoding MBL fold metallo-hydrolase, giving the protein MRVKWYGHSAFLITTAKGVKIITDPYQSGAFGGDLRYGKITDEADIVLSSHDHDDHNYTKDIKGHFRYINKAGTYEEKGVRIRAVPSYHDGSRGSQRGSNLIFIIEADDLKVCHAGDLGHTLEAAGVREIGAVDILLLPVGGFFTIDASEATQVVDSLGPRVTIPMHFKTEKCDFPITPVEDFTRGKERVRVAGGTEVEFSKLTLPGEAEIVVLNYAL
- a CDS encoding flavodoxin family protein, with product MEVLVVYHSRSGNTKKLAQAIAAGVESVEGVACTTKDTGEVTKEDFQRADGVIAGSPVYFGSMAAELKGVFDKFVPVRKQMADKIGAAFATSGDLSGGKETTMMSIIQALLIYGMIVVGDPLDATGHYGVSCTGAPDEKAVENAGKLGKRVASLVLAIKQGTRCST
- a CDS encoding PAS domain S-box protein gives rise to the protein MKSPKITRQNGKARAPAKVAAGQATSLGEIQDVKAALEDSEARYRLLVRHSSDGVFLFNPRTLKILEANASFLKITGFREEEMTRLALPDIVVMRKKEIVENVRSVLQQSEIVSGLRQYRRKDGTFIDVEITSSLISHRSEQFIMVNVRDVTERLRAQHELERQARMLREQAEIIDIAEDAIIVRDAKNHILSWNRGAANRFGFSFEEARERPLSVLLKTRYPQPLKTIRKTLLAEGRWEGELVHRTKDGRRIVVESKWKLRRDKKGRPAAVLQIDNDITERKLAEDVLKRSKKELERRVVERTSELTEANTRLVQELKRRQQVEDMLRRGAERYKNLFENSPMGIYRTDPRGLILMANPTLIRMMGYSSFDEFAAAKSRKKTCEPTYLSTRIKDRLEGEGRVRGFEAKWKMRGGSSIYVRENARAIRDASGRTLYYEGTVEDISEQKQAEERLDQYQRQLRSLASELSLAEERERRRISNLLHDHIGQLLATAKMRLGWIESAVQDKAVEREIDEIRDHIGQAIQFSRSLIFELSPPILYDLGLEAALEWLTEQVEEHNSIHREFENDGIDKPIRDEIRVLLFTAVRELLVNVVKHARATCVKVTVRRVDESISIHVADDGTGFNTSNHSYHIAESRGFGLFSIRERLHSLGGHMEARSQVGRGARIILMAPLKAEQED
- the galE gene encoding UDP-glucose 4-epimerase GalE, with the protein product MKVFVTGGAGYVGSHVVKLLGEQGHSVLVYDNLSTGHEWAVLSADLVKGDLADGQLLKKTLGEYAPDAVMHFAASIQVEESVRKPLMYYRNNVINSINLLEALTEHGVRYFIYSSTAATYGAPQKSPVDENTPLCPINPYGMTKVMVERVLQDMAAGGDFRYIALRYFNVAGADREARIGQAYREATHLITRALQTARGDQRKLLVFGTDYPTADGTCVRDYIHVEDLAAAHLLALTYLGETGLSDVMNCGYGHGFSVLDVVRAAKAVTGVDFPVEFAGRRPGDPPELVADSSKLKRLTGWSPLYDDLGFIIETAWAWEKKRWER
- a CDS encoding MBL fold metallo-hydrolase, whose translation is MGPKKIHSGIYLVASSDITDGKDCCVYLLDLGELVLIDAGAGTSADAIVRNIESLGFDASRLSTIILTHCHIDHVGGAAALRERTGARIVMHELDAGPVEAGDQRMTAAHWYGVRFQPLPVDLTFCASRHVIAIGGHDIVLLHTPGHTPGSTSVYLDKDGKRILFGQDIHGPFLADFGADMTQWQRSMEHLLALKADVLCEGHFGIYQPGNKVAAYIERYLEEYGE
- a CDS encoding ElyC/SanA/YdcF family protein, whose amino-acid sequence is MRTFAAAIAVIVAFAGLVVYAPAYLLYADPPQKADAVVLFLGNEYKERRAEAIQLMGEGYASYLVIPAYGRVAQAHNHGDASRKVVPSRPPHYPIVYEDTHIEIIEAKKLMDTRGLSSAIFVSSPHHMRRIKLITDRVFPRGSYRTTFVPTRFERRSDGLWFFHESEIKKVTSEYGKILWFFLYRWMK